In Primulina huaijiensis isolate GDHJ02 chromosome 6, ASM1229523v2, whole genome shotgun sequence, a single window of DNA contains:
- the LOC140979054 gene encoding uncharacterized protein, with the protein MFSREEFDDWKIRMHAHLAAQDDDMWDVITDGPMRILKANTAVAITDGERHRIEKPREEWTAEDKRKANLENVAKDILYKTLEKITFSKIKMCRTTKEICEILIQLCEGNEQTKENKFSVAVQKFDNIKMKTRVSMTEYDERVSGIINELNALGKVY; encoded by the coding sequence ATGTTCTCAAGAGAGGAATTTGATGACTGGAAGATCAGAATGCatgctcacttagctgcacaagatgatgatatgtgggACGTCATAACTGACGGACCAATGAGAATATTGAAAGCAAATACAGCAGTCGCAATAACTGATGGAGAACGCCATCGCATTGAAAAGCCTAGAGAAGAATGGACAGCTGAAGATAAGAGGAAAGCCAACTTGGAAAATGTAGCAAAGGACATTCTATACAAGACATTGGAGAAGATTACTTTCAGTAAGATCAAGATGTGCAGAACAACAAAAGAAATTTGCGAAATATTGATTCAATTATGCGAAGGAAATGAGCAAACAAAAGAGAACAAATTCTCAGTCGCCGTGcaaaaatttgacaacatcaagatgaagactAGAGTGTCAATGACCGAATATGATGAACGAGTCAGCGGTATCATCAATGAATTGAATGCACTTGGGAaagtgtattaa